From a region of the Zingiber officinale cultivar Zhangliang chromosome 10B, Zo_v1.1, whole genome shotgun sequence genome:
- the LOC122029191 gene encoding probable aspartic protease At2g35615: MAAIITFFRLLLLISFVPALVMTSTIFDIELVHRDSPKSPLYNSSMTTFDRLQAAALRSVNRASYLAKRIAMKTSTDIDVRIHYEDWEFLMEFSMGTPNPQNVWGILDTGSDLNWVNCVGCECFNKTASLFNHSASLSYNKLTCNSDECKSFFQGHCDDDKMCVYHYSYGDGSNIDGILSSDTFRFYSSDTKQFTSIPNMLFGCNFRSFDTIDNDFGSTVGLGPSSPSLIHQLAPKYISKYFSYCLDSWLYGGLASRLFLGRDNTTVIGNVTVTSFMTQDNHYAVQLNAISIPGEFNIDYSSRRSKLRAGNIIFDSGTAMTILDTQVVDELVRELTNYISLPIVKPEDPFKLCFEVHSTEQEEKLPGLLFSFAGELGNFRVSPENLFTWFGAHVKCMVILGTNGMQIFGNVMQKDVLVGHDLEKMELTLTEKTCI; the protein is encoded by the coding sequence ATGGCGGCCATCATTACCTTCTTCCGCCTCCTCCTACTGATCTCCTTCGTGCCGGCCCTTGTCATGACAAGCACTATCTTCGACATCGAGTTGGTCCACCGTGACTCCCCCAAGTCGCCACTGTACAACAGCTCAATGACGACCTTCGATCGCCTGCAGGCCGCTGCCCTTCGCTCGGTCAACCGAGCTAGCTACTTGGCCAAGCGTATCGCCATGAAGACCTCCACCGACATAGATGTCCGCATACACTATGAGGATTGGGAATTCTTGATGGAGTTCAGCATGGGCACACCAAACCCGCAAAATGTGTGGGGCATTCTCGACACCGGGAGCGATCTAAACTGGGTCAATTGTGTGGGCTGCGAATGCTTCAACAAGACCGCCAGCCTATTCAATCATAGTGCATCCCTCTCCTACAACAAATTAACTTGCAATTCCGATGAGTGCAAGAGCTTTTTCCAAGGTCATTGCGATGATGATAAGATGTGCGTGTACCATTATTCCTACGGCGATGGCTCCAACATCGACGGAATACTCTCCTCGGACACCTTCCGTTTCTACTCGTCAGATACGAAGCAATTTACATCCATTCCAAATATGCTATTCGGTTGCAACTTCCGGTCCTTTGACACCATCGACAACGACTTCGGTAGCACCGTTGGGTTGGGCCCCTCGTCGCCATCTCTGATCCACCAGCTCGCCCCTAAGTACATCAGCAAGTACTTCTCCTACTGCCTAGACTCCTGGCTCTATGGGGGACTCGCTAGCAGGCTCTTCTTGGGGCGCGATAATACCACTGTTATCGGAAACGTGACTGTCACGTCATTCATGACACAAGATAACCACTACGCTGTGCAGCTTAATGCCATCTCTATCCCGGGTGAGTTCAACATCGATTATAGTAGTAGGAGGTCCAAGTTGAGGGCCGGCAACATCATCTTTGACTCCGGCACTGCCATGACCATACTGGACACTCAAGTGGTGGACGAGTTGGTGAGGGAATTGACAAATTACATTAGCTTGCCAATTGTGAAGCCGGAAGACCCATTCAAATTGTGCTTCGAAGTGCACTCGACAGAACAAGAGGAGAAGTTGCCAGGGTTGTTATTCTCATTTGCCGGGGAGTTGGGGAACTTCAGGGTGAGCCCTGAAAACCTGTTTACATGGTTTGGTGCGCATGTGAAATGCATGGTGATATTGGGAACGAATGGTATGCAGATCTTTGGGAATGTTATGCAGAAAGATGTTTTGGTTGGACATGATCTAGAAAAAATGGAATTGACCCTTACAGAGAAAACATGTATCTAG